The following DNA comes from Calditrichota bacterium.
CCGCCGAGGTGAATCGATTGGCGTAATCGGTGTCTTTCAGATAATCGTTGAGCAGAAGGAACATCCCATGCGTCAGACCATCGGAAACGTGGTCATTAGTAGAATAGTTCAAAGCAATGGATTTTGGATTCAGGGCAGAAATTTCTTTGAGCAAGTCCTCTCTGAGGGAGGCTTTGTAACTAATCACTTTGTCGTAAACGCCAAGGTCGTTCACCGCGGAATAATCCAGATTCCCGACAATAGCGGTTGTTTTTCCGGTGGCAGAAATCAAAAAAGCCGATTGCCAGGTACAAGTCCCGTCGAAAATCAGCGGCAAACTGGGATCGGTTAATGTGTGACTTTCGCGGACAAAAATGAGCCAGAGATCAATATTTTTTTCTTGCAGAATGCGAATTGCCTGATCGAGTTTTTCTTTAATCATTTTCATGAAAATGCCTCGTTGACTAATTTAGTTGAATAGAAGTCATCAGATAAAAAGAAACCGAGAAATAAAATCCTCGGTTTCTAATCAACTTTCATTTCATGTTCAAAATCAAAGTTTCGTGTCAGCGACTGCTTTTTTCACGGCTTCCAAAGAATTCTTCAACATGGCTTTCTCTTCGTCAGTGAGCTTGATTTCCAACACTTTTTCCACGCCGCCGGAGCCAATAATCACGGGCGCTCCGATGTAGTAGCCGTTAATTCCATATTCGCCTTCCAGATAAGTGGCGCAGGGCAAAACGCGTTTTTTGTCTCTGATATAAGATTCTGCCATTTCGATGGCGCTGATTGCCGGGCTGAAAAATGCGCTGCCGTTACCCAACAGACCAACGATTTCGGTGCCGGCTTTGCGGGTACGCGCGACAATTGCGTCAATCTTTTCTTGCGGTAACAATTCCGTCAGCGGCACGCCGCCAACAGTCGCCAAACGAGGCAGCGGAACCATCGTGGGCCCATGTCCGCCGAGAACTGTCGCTGTAATATCTTCCGCGGAAACGCCCAGTTCCATTGCCACGAATGATTTGAATCTGCCGGTATCCAGTACGCCGGCCATGCCGACCACGCGATTTTTAGGAAAACCGGTGATTTTTTTGAAAGAATAGACCATTGCGTCGAGCGGATTGGTCGTAATAATGCAAAATGCATCAGGAGCATATTTCTTGACATTTTCCGCTACATTGGTCATAATTTTAAGGTTCACATCAAGCAAATCTTCGCGAGACATTCCCGGTTTGCGCGGCACGCCTGCCGTAATAATCGCCACGTCTGCTCCGGTAATGTCAGCATAGTTGCTTGTACCGGACAAATTGCAGTCAACGCCCATCAATGGCGTCCCTTCAGCAATATCCAGAGTTTTACCTTTTGCCACGCCTTCCTTTTCGGGAATATCAACCATTACGACGTCGCCCAGTTCTTTTTGAGCAACCAGAAGCGCCAAAATACCACCAATTTGTCCTCCACCAATCAAAGCAATTTTTTTTCGCGCCATAACATTCTCCTCTTATTTGAATTGAGTGGTCTTTTATTTAAAAACTAGAGCTATTCATTTTCGAACAAAAAAATGGTGTCCACTGCCGGTTGATATTCCTGAACAAGCAATCAGGGCAATAGCACACAGGCAAATGTGAAAATTTATGCCGGTAAAACGCGCACCCGCTTTTTCGATTTTCCGTGCGTAGTGTACTGAACTTTGCCGTCAATCTTGGAAAACAAAGTAAAGTCTCCGCCCATGCCTACGTTTTCTCCGGCGTGAATTTTGGTTCCGCATTGACGAACCAGAATGCTTCCGGCGGTTACTTTTTGTCCGCCATACACTTTGACGCCGCGCATTTTTGGTTTGCTATCGCGTCCGTTTTTAGAGCTTCCAACGCCTTTCTTGTGAGCCATTTTTTATTTCCTCCAAAACGCTTTATGATAAAATAATATCTTCAATTTTTAAACGAGTAAAATCCTGACGATGTCCTTTTTTAAGTTTATAAGCTTTGCGCCGTTTTTTTTTGAAAACGATGACTTTTTTGCCACGCTCATCGCCGACAACAGTAGCTTTGACTTTTGCGCCTTTTACAACAGGATTTCCCACATGAACTTTTTCTTCGTCCGATGCAAATAAAACCCGATCAAACTCGACTTCGCTTCCGGTCTCCACATGCAGCTTCGGCGCGACAATTTCATCGTTTTTGTGCACTTTGAATTGCATCCCGGCAACTTCAACAATTGCGTACATTAAATTTTCCTCCAAATCAAATATCTTAATATGACTACTTTTTTTCTCAAATTATCAGCGATATTCAAGATTTTGAATATAATAATTTTTATTCATTAAGTCAAGATTTAAATTTGTCCGTGATGTCAATATTTTGCTTTTTTGAGAAAATTTGAAATTCATCGAATTCCAAATTCCAATCGCCAGCTACCTCGATCTTCAAAAAGTAACGCCACATCAGCCGCCGGATCGGACTTTTTATTCCCTGAGTGAGGTAAGTTTTCATCTCCGGATGCGTGACGATTTTCAAACGGCGCTCTTTCGATTTAGCGCGAAATCTCTTGATCCAGCGCTCTATCTGGCTAAAAACAGCGCTTTTTGACGTAATTCTCCCCAAACCACCGCAAGTTGGGCATGTTTCGCTGAAGGCGTACATAATACTCGGCCTGATTCTCTCGCGCGTCATTTCAATCAAACCAAAATCGCTCAATGGCAGAATGTTTGCCTGCGCGCGATCTTTTTTGAGTTCACTTTTCAATTCATCGTGAAGACGCTTCTTATTTTTTCCTTCCCGCATGTCGATGAAATCAATGACAATAATGCCGCCAAGATCCCTTAAGCGCAGTTGACGAGCGATTTCCTTTGCGGCTTCCAGATTGATCTTTAGCGTGTTTTGTTCCTGTGTTTTTTTGCCGATAAATCTGCCGCTGTTCACA
Coding sequences within:
- the rplU gene encoding 50S ribosomal protein L21, which encodes MYAIVEVAGMQFKVHKNDEIVAPKLHVETGSEVEFDRVLFASDEEKVHVGNPVVKGAKVKATVVGDERGKKVIVFKKKRRKAYKLKKGHRQDFTRLKIEDIILS
- the mdh gene encoding malate dehydrogenase; this encodes MARKKIALIGGGQIGGILALLVAQKELGDVVMVDIPEKEGVAKGKTLDIAEGTPLMGVDCNLSGTSNYADITGADVAIITAGVPRKPGMSREDLLDVNLKIMTNVAENVKKYAPDAFCIITTNPLDAMVYSFKKITGFPKNRVVGMAGVLDTGRFKSFVAMELGVSAEDITATVLGGHGPTMVPLPRLATVGGVPLTELLPQEKIDAIVARTRKAGTEIVGLLGNGSAFFSPAISAIEMAESYIRDKKRVLPCATYLEGEYGINGYYIGAPVIIGSGGVEKVLEIKLTDEEKAMLKNSLEAVKKAVADTKL
- the rpmA gene encoding 50S ribosomal protein L27; this translates as MAHKKGVGSSKNGRDSKPKMRGVKVYGGQKVTAGSILVRQCGTKIHAGENVGMGGDFTLFSKIDGKVQYTTHGKSKKRVRVLPA